Genomic segment of Octadecabacter arcticus 238:
ATCAAACTCTATACTGATACCCAGAAATTCTAGGCCTGCCTTTAAATTATCCAATTCACCTGCGGCGAAATGCTGATGCAGCACCGCAATTGCTTGCGGTGAGTTTAGATCATCAGACACTGCTTTGATAAACTCTGGACTTACGATTGCTTTAGGCGCGCTAAGACGAATAGCCGCGAACCACTTACGCAGCGTCCTCTCTGCCTCAACCCGCTTCTTCTCGGTCCAATTCATCGGCTTCCTGTAATGCGTGGACAGCATCACAAACCGGATCACTTGCCCCGGCACACCTTGCTTCAACAAATCACGCACAGTGAAAAAGTTACCCAAGGACTTGGACATCTTCTTGCCCTCGACCTGCAACATCTCGTTGTGCATCCAGACGTTGGCGAACCCGTGGCCCGCGCATGTGGACTGCGCGATTTCGTTTTCATGGTGCGGGAACGTCAAATCATTGCCGCCACCATGAATATCAAACGCATCACCCAATAAATCCAGCGCCATGGCAGAACATTCGATGTGCCATCCAGGACGGCCGTGGCCCCAAGGACTATCCCAACCCGGTTGATCGTCGCTTGATGGTTTCCACAACACGAAATCCATCGGGTCTTCTTTGTAGGGCGCCACTTCAACCCGCGCACCAGCGATCATATCATCAACGGACCGCCCCGACAGCGTACCGTATTCCGCGTAGGATCGAACCCGAAACAACGCATGACCCTCTGCCTCGTATGCGTGTTCCTTGGCAATCAAATCCTTAATCATCGCGATCATCTGTGCAATGTATTGCGTGGCGCGGGGCATCTCCGTTGGCTCAAGCGCGCCAACTGCAGCCATGTCCTCGAGATACCAGCCAATCGTCTCGTCTGAACGTTCGGCGATCAAGTTTTCCAACGTGCCCGCAGCCCCCGCCTGTTGGCGCGCCAGTGCGGTCGCGTTGATCTTGTCATCGACGTCGGTGAAATTGCGCACATAGGTCACGTGGTCCGCGCCGTAAGTATAGCGCAGCAGACGAAACAGCGTATCGAACACGATGACAGGGCGCGCATTACCTAGATGGGCGCGATCATAGACCGTCGGCCCGCAAACATACATCCGCACGTTGTTTTCGTCGATCGGGCTAAACTCGACCTTTTTGCGGACCTTGGTGTTGTACAGTTTGATCGCCATCGTTGAGCCTCGAATATGTCTTAAGCGCAGGGGTTGCCCGCGGACCTAACAAGTTCATCGATATGAGGAAACGTGAAAGAGCACCCCGCGACGCAAGTTAGCAGGTAATAATACGCGCGATGATGCAAATGCTCTTCATGCTCCCTGCATAGCGGCCAACAACCCCAACCGTCAACGCACCATTTCCGCGAGCTTGCGCAGGGTGTTGAGGTTGCGGGCCGTCGTTTGCACCCCCAAAACCCGATCCCTCTTGGTCAATAATCTTGATCGCGCCACCCCTGGCAGTGCATATAGCCAGACACGATTGCCCTGCCAGCCCATTTCTCGACCAAGGCATGCAGGTCCGCCATCGGAACCTTATTTGCCCCACCCACATTCACGCCGCGCTGCAGCGCAACCCACTTGCAATAATCGTCATTCATACGCCATCATGGCCCGATGATCCGCGCAACAGTCAATGCCATCTGCAAATCCATGCCATCCGCCGAACTCACCGACCCATGGGGCGGCGGCCATGACACATGGAAAATTGGCGGCAAAATGTTTGCCAGTATTGGCTCTATGGGCGGCGGCGTTGCTGTGAAATGCGCCACGGTGCAAGACGCCCTGCATCTCGAAGATATGTTCGGCTGGCCCAGGGCGCCGTATTTTCACCGCTCGTGGGTGTTTGTGCCCTTGGATACGGACGAGGCAGAGCTGCGCCATCGCATTGAAATCTCGCTCGCTATCATCCGCGCCTCGCTAACAGCGAAGCTGCGCGGTACGCTGGAATCCAATCCGCCGCAATGAAGGCCTCGTTCAGACCTACCTGACCCGATCGTCTCGTCGGGGCCGCATCGCAACTGCACTAAATCCTGATTGACACCGAACAAGTCCGCTGGTCACTTGCGCCCATGAAACTTTCAAAACGCATCACACATCTCACACCCGGCGGCTCTGATGGCTGGGACGTCTTTTATCGCGCGCGCGCCATGAAATCCGCTGGTCAGCCCGTTATCGAACTCACCATCGGGGAACATGACATCCCAACGCACCCCAGTATTCTGGATGCGATGCACGCGAGTGCGACGGGCGGGCACACTGGATACGCCGCAGTCCCCGGCACCCAAGCGTTGCGCCAAGCCGTCGCAAACCGCATTCAATCGCGCACTGGCGTGCCGACGACACCAGCAAACATACTGATCACCCCCGGCGGACAAGCTGCCCTGTTCGCAGCCCACACAGCCGTATGCGACGAAGGCGATGTCGCACTTTATATCGACCCGTTTTACGCCACCTACCCCGGAACGATCCGCGGGATTGGTGCGACGCCACAGGCGATCCCAGCCTATCCAGACCACGGCTTTCAACCTCGCGCCGTCGATATCGCAAAACATGCGAAGGGTGCCAAAAGCCTGCTGATCAACACCCCCAACAACCCGACCGGTGCGGTCTATTCCCGCGCCACA
This window contains:
- the cysS gene encoding cysteine--tRNA ligase, with amino-acid sequence MAIKLYNTKVRKKVEFSPIDENNVRMYVCGPTVYDRAHLGNARPVIVFDTLFRLLRYTYGADHVTYVRNFTDVDDKINATALARQQAGAAGTLENLIAERSDETIGWYLEDMAAVGALEPTEMPRATQYIAQMIAMIKDLIAKEHAYEAEGHALFRVRSYAEYGTLSGRSVDDMIAGARVEVAPYKEDPMDFVLWKPSSDDQPGWDSPWGHGRPGWHIECSAMALDLLGDAFDIHGGGNDLTFPHHENEIAQSTCAGHGFANVWMHNEMLQVEGKKMSKSLGNFFTVRDLLKQGVPGQVIRFVMLSTHYRKPMNWTEKKRVEAERTLRKWFAAIRLSAPKAIVSPEFIKAVSDDLNSPQAIAVLHQHFAAGELDNLKAGLEFLGISIEFDLENIFYGNMDNLNYLTFADPEHELMNLRIDAMQSNDFSEVDRYKAMLMAAGAEVRMSKGKVEVIAGPNFDPSKLKDFP
- a CDS encoding DUF1697 domain-containing protein, producing the protein MNDDYCKWVALQRGVNVGGANKVPMADLHALVEKWAGRAIVSGYMHCQGWRDQDY
- a CDS encoding MmcQ/YjbR family DNA-binding protein; its protein translation is MIRATVNAICKSMPSAELTDPWGGGHDTWKIGGKMFASIGSMGGGVAVKCATVQDALHLEDMFGWPRAPYFHRSWVFVPLDTDEAELRHRIEISLAIIRASLTAKLRGTLESNPPQ